In Camelus bactrianus isolate YW-2024 breed Bactrian camel chromosome 10, ASM4877302v1, whole genome shotgun sequence, a genomic segment contains:
- the IRF7 gene encoding interferon regulatory factor 7: MAVAQDSGAPRVLFGDWLLAEVSSGRYEGLRWLDAARTRFRVPWKHFARKDLGEADSRIFKAWAVARGRWPPCSSGARSSNEGALRASWKTNFRCALRSTGRFVMLQDNSADPTDPHKVYMISPELGCREDPGINQGEDKALEDAPLTRDGLPGPCQAAHTGERPGHEPAWLSPEPCTANPSEHAGDLLLQALQESSLEDHLLKAVLGADPIPREAPAAGPPLVPEPRQLPDVELGTTPSSGACTPMAGEHPAGPRCSQVCLHEEPSLGALDLTIMYKGRTVLQEVVGRPGCVLLYGSPSLAAEAAEPQRVAFPSPAELPDQKQLHYTEKLLQHVAPGLQLELRGPWLWARRQGKCKVYWEVGGPLGSASPSTPARLLPRDCNTPIFDFGTFFQELGEFRARRRQGSPHYTIYLGFGQDLSVVRPKEKNLVLVKLEPWLCRAYLEGVQREGVSSLDSGSLGLCLSSSDSLYDDLEHFLEHFLMEWGSPPRADPGPFGVQ; the protein is encoded by the exons ATGGCCGTGGCTCAGGACAG TGGGGCCCCGCGCGTGCTCTTCGGAGACTGGCTTCTGGCCGAGGTCAGCAGCGGCCGCTATGAGGGGCTACGGTGGCTGGACGCTGCCCGAACGCGCTTCCGCGTGCCCTGGAAGCACTTCGCGCGAAAGGACCTGGGTGAAGCAGATTCGCGCATCTTTAAG GCCTGGGCCGTGGCCCGCGGCAGGTGGCCGCCCTGCAGCAGCGGTGCCAGGTCATCCAACGAGGGTGCGCTCCGAGCCTCCTGGAAAACCAACTTCCGCTGCGCCCTGCGCAGCACTGGGCGCTTCGTGATGTTGCAAGACAACTCAGCTGACCCTACCGACCCGCATAAGGTGTACATGATCAGCCCTGAGCTGGGGTGCAGAG AAGACCCAGGCATTAACCAGGGGGAGGACAAAGCCCTTGAAGATGCCCCACTCACAAGG GATGGGCTTCCTGGGCCATGCCAGGCAGCACATACTGGTGAGAGGCCAGGGCATGAACCGGCCTGGCTAAGCCCTGAGCCCTGCACTGCAAACCCAAGTGAGCACGCTGGGGACCTCTTGCTCCAGGCTTTGCAGGAGAGCTCCCTGGAGGACCATCTGTTGAAAGCTGTATTGGGGGCGGATCCGATCCCCCGAGAGGCTCCTG CTGCAGGGCCCCCCCTGGTCCCAGAGCCCAGACAGCTCCCAGACGTGGAGCTTGGCACGACACCCTCCTCTGGTGCCTGCACCCCAATGGCAGGTGAGCACCCGGCTGGTCCCAGGTGCTCCCAGGTCTGTCTGCACGAAGAGCCCAGCCTGGGGGCCCTGGACTTGACCATCATGTACAAGGGCCGAACAGTGCTGCAGGAGGTGGTGGGGCGCCCAGGCTGTGTGCTCCTGTATGGCTCCCCCAGCCTGGCTGCTGAGGCTGCAGAGCCCCAGCGTGTGGccttccccagccctgctgaGTTGCCCGACCAGAAGCAGCTGCACTACACAGAGAAGCTGCTGCAGCACGTGGCCCCTGGCCTGCAGCTGGAGCTCCGGGGGCCGTGGCTGTGGGCCCGGCGCCAGGGGAAATGCAAGGTCTACTGGGAAGTGGGTGGGCCCCTGGGCTCTgccagcccctccaccccagcccgcCTGCTGCCCCGAGACTGCAACACCCCCATCTTTGACTTCGGCACCTTCTTTCAAG AGCTGGGGGAGTTCCGTGCCCGCCGGCGCCAAGGCTCCCCACACTACACGATCTACCTGGGCTTTGGCCAGGACCTGTCGGTGGTGAGGCCCAAGGAGAAGAACCTGGTCCTCGTGAAG CTGGAGCCATGGCTGTGCCGGGCATACCTGGAGGGCGTGCAGCGTGAAGGCGTGTCCTCCCTGGACAGCGGCAGCCTCGGCCTCTGCCTGTCCAGTTCTGACAGCCTCTATGACGACCTAGAGCACTTCCTGGAGCACTTCCTGATGGAGTGGGGCAGCCCGCCTAGGGCGGACCCCGGCCCCTTCGGGGTCCAGTAG